A genome region from Drosophila simulans strain w501 chromosome 2R, Prin_Dsim_3.1, whole genome shotgun sequence includes the following:
- the LOC6733936 gene encoding uncharacterized protein LOC6733936, producing MSRILVAAIAFVTICLVLVSAAPAPPTQILDARTAIQKIIDAYNRIPGPSVVHPWEVATLIDPNTFVAHF from the exons ATGTCGAGAATCCTTGTCGCCGCCATCGCCTTCGTTACCATCTGTCTGGTCCTTGTCAGCGCCGCTCCCGCCCCGCCCACACAGATCCTGGACGCCCGGACGGCCATCCAGAAGATAATCG ACGCATACAATCGGATTCCGGGTCCCTCGGTTGTTCACCCCTGGGAGGTGGCCACTTTGATTGACCCCAACACCTTTGTGGCCCACTTCTGA